One genomic region from Daphnia magna isolate NIES linkage group LG10, ASM2063170v1.1, whole genome shotgun sequence encodes:
- the LOC116923322 gene encoding uncharacterized protein LOC116923322, translated as MEEPSKRRKLVVKRRQLINRFNQEFAMLGGQLDGELLVSPRQNVLLVGEDVVNSADEDADDERDDNEDAPLSLNNDEMSETSGHSSSTDVNQSSPTSINFNDLPQSQNDDENHAYNDRSESLLESDSDATPQSTTDESEQSSDEGIDLEDWDDIDAILNAEAEPIDQDVELKEFLADWLTKEDVSGAAADRLIKGLKDLRQQGPTFAFLPNCSRTLLKTPRKVSVIPLSGGGVYYHFGLEKGIQHQLGRRLLNKIPSVVRGRVNTDGLPLSKSSLSHFHPILFLLEGEQTPFPVGIYHGHQKPASANELLRMFVEEASSLQSNGITHRGLVLGFQILNFNLDAVDRSFICGIVGHSGYYSCPKCVTEGFYYVTPGKHKGRVTYPDMEAALRTHQTFVDREQPDHHVRLSVLEDLSIDMVLDFPIDYQHLVCLGVMRKLLKTWVKRSTSVHLISKENVEEISRRLIAIRNSVPSEFVRQPRSLVDLLRWKATEFRQFLLYWGPVVLKDLLPAPLYNHFLCLHLAMKILVSVKLCFHYNNYSKQLLRHFVSESRKLYGPEFVVYNVHGLIHLPDDVLRFGPVDNFSCFPFENFLQQIKKKIRRRQNPLAQVVKRLAEAASCKKLSTPVNVPSLLLSNPHCRGPLLDGNDVLFEAKQYRTAVLDPWRLTTRAPNNCVFINDGTIVCIQNVMQVGNDVEIVGFRFLEPEPLLESPFDANGVLQTYRVNTNLISPLISYPIENVKCKAYAIPMSWQLYDFDEEAEETSHFAIFPLLMEDKYR; from the coding sequence ATGGAGGAACCatccaaaagaagaaagttaGTAGTTAAGAGGAGACAGTTGATTAACAGATTCAACCAAGAGTTTGCTATGCTCGGTGGACAGCTGGACGGCGAACTGCTTGTCAGCCCACGCCAAAACGTTCTGCTGGTTGGGGAAGATGTTGTGAATAGCGCAGACGAAGATGCCGATGATGAAAGAGATGACAACGAGGACGCGCCGCTTTCCTTGAACAATGACGAGATGTCTGAGACTTCGGGCCATTCAAGCTCAACAGATGTAAACCAATCGTCTCCAACATCAATCAATTTCAACGACTTACCCCAAAGTCAAAATGACGATGAAAATCATGCTTATAATGATCGTTCAGAATCCTTGTTGGAGTCCGATTCTGATGCAACACCTCAATCTACTACAGATGAAAGCGAACAATCCAGTGACGAAGGCATAGACTTGGAGGATTGGGACGACATCGATGCCATTCTAAATGCAGAAGCGGAGCCAATTGATCAAGATGTGGAGCTGAAAGAGTTTTTGGCCGATTGGTTAACGAAAGAAGACGTCTCGGGCGCAGCCGCCGACAGGCTCATCAAAGGCTTGAAGGACCTTCGTCAACAAGGCCCCACATTCGCTTTCTTGCCAAACTGTTCAAGAACCCTATTGAAGACTCCACGCAAAGTATCTGTTATTCCGCTATCGGGCGGAGGTGTTTACTATCACTTTGGGTTAGAAAAAGGAATTCAACATCAACTTGGGCGACGTCTACTCAACAAGATTCCTTCCGTCGTGAGAGGGCGCGTGAACACGGATGGATTGCCGCTGAGTAAAAGCAGCTTAAGTCATTTTCATCCCATTCTGTTTCTGTTAGAAGGAGAGCAAACTCCTTTCCCTGTTGGAATTTACCATGGACATCAGAAGCCTGCAAGTGCAAACGAATTATTGAGAATGTTCGTGGAAGAAGCCTCCAGTTTGCAGAGTAATGGCATTACTCATCGTGGTCTTGTACTTGGGTTTCAAATCTTAAACTTCAATCTTGATGCTGTAGACCGCTCATTTATCTGCGGGATCGTGGGTCATTCCGGCTACTACTCGTGTCCGAAGTGTGTCACAGAAGGTTTTTATTATGTTACACCGGGAAAACATAAAGGCAGAGTAACGTATCCTGATATGGAAGCAGCACTACGAACTCATCAGACATTTGTAGACCGCGAACAACCAGACCATCACGTTAGATTGTCCGTATTGGAAGACCTTTCCATTGATATGGTTCTCGATTTCCCAATTGACTACCAACACCTAGTCTGTCTGGGAGTAATGCGGAAGCTTCTCAAAACCTGGGTGAAACGATCGACATCTGTCCATCTAATCAGCAAAGAAAATGTGGAAGAAATTTCGCGCAGGTTAATAGCGATACGCAACTCAGTCCCAAGCGAATTCGTTAGGCAGCCGCGCTCTCTTGTCGACCTTCTAAGGTGGAAAGCCACCGAGTTTAGACAGTTCTTACTTTACTGGGGCCCTGTTGTTTTGAAAGATCTACTTCCCGCTCCATTATATAACCATTTTCTTTGCCTCCATCTAGCAATGAAAATTTTGGTATCCGTAAAATTATGTTTTCATTACAACAATTACAGTAAGCAATTGCTTCGCCACTTTGTATCTGAAAGCCGTAAATTGTATGGTCCTGAATTTGTTGTTTATAATGTTCATGGACTTATCCACCTTCCTGATGATGTACTGCGTTTCGGCCCTGTCGATAACTTCAGCTGTTTCCCGTTCGAAAACTTTCTACAGCagattaagaaaaaaattcgtcGCCGTCAAAACCCTTTGGCACAGGTAGTTAAAAGGCTGGCAGAAGCGGCAAGTTGTAAAAAGCTATCCACCCCTGTCAACGTTCCTTCATTACTGTTGTCTAATCCCCATTGTCGTGGCCCTTTACTTGATGGTAACGATGTTCTTTTCGAAGCAAAGCAGTATAGAACTGCTGTACTTGATCCCTGGCGATTAACTACTAGAGCCCCTAACAACTGTGTCTTCATCAACGATGGAACAATTGTATGTATTCAAAATGTTATGCAAGTTGGTAATGATGTAGAAATTGTTGGTTTCCGTTTTCTCGAGCCCGAACCGCTTTTGGAATCTCCTTTTGATGCAAATGGTGTCCTTCAAACGTACCGTGTGAATACTAATTTAATCAGTCCCCTAATAAGCTACCCAattgaaaatgtaaaatgCAAAGCATATGCGATTCCTATGTCCTGGCAATTATATGATTTTGACGAGGAGGCGGAAGAAACCAGccattttgctatttttcCTTTACTGATGGAAGACAAGTACCGATAG